One Blastopirellula marina genomic region harbors:
- a CDS encoding divalent metal cation transporter, whose protein sequence is MSETVSKVETDREILQEAQAKGAGATLGAWVKLSGPGWLQSAITLGGGSLSGALFMGILGGYSLLWLQLVAIICGVVMLSAISYVTLSTGKRPFRQINAHINPVLGWGWIVATVAANMIFLMPQFGLCYAALNKNLAPGLVGDTTQDKAIVSLVLLLAAGALVYMNSRPGLATKIFDILLKGMIGVIVICFFGVVVKLGMSGEAFSWSEVFNGFIPDFSAATQPTGQVAEIAAEVQEPYRDFWTDLIVKDQRAAMIGAAATAVGINMTFLLPYSMLARGWDKTFRGLARFDLSTGMAIPYILVTSCVVIASAAAFHAKVDADFLSTSPETMAKSPIYGGAEKTLALRVVKYEKDSLNVPQEYVEEATGKDGKLDDGKLTGILLNAKYEPLKQAVANLSDNEKRLSASLVKRSEFLLSESLAPLLGDNMARWVFGIGIFGMGFSTIIILMMINGYAFTEMLNTKPNGAAHVIGCLVAGLSGASWFIIWDGPAKTWLAILVSSFAVMFLPIAYVTFFMMMNSKKILGDDKPKGLSWVIWNVLMVISVIGAIAAAVVSITDKVTSSTTPFAQKAVVLTVVIGYLILFVGGFFLRSGKDEEDPAEQAA, encoded by the coding sequence ATGTCTGAGACCGTAAGCAAAGTCGAAACAGACCGAGAGATTCTCCAAGAAGCACAAGCTAAGGGGGCCGGTGCCACGTTAGGTGCTTGGGTCAAGCTTTCTGGACCAGGTTGGTTGCAAAGCGCTATCACGCTGGGGGGGGGATCGCTGTCGGGTGCACTCTTCATGGGGATCTTGGGTGGCTACAGCCTGTTGTGGCTGCAGTTGGTTGCCATCATCTGTGGCGTCGTCATGCTTTCGGCGATTAGTTACGTTACGCTGTCGACCGGAAAGCGTCCGTTTCGTCAGATCAATGCTCATATCAATCCGGTACTTGGCTGGGGTTGGATTGTGGCGACCGTTGCGGCCAACATGATCTTCCTGATGCCGCAGTTCGGGCTTTGCTATGCGGCACTCAATAAGAATCTCGCACCAGGTCTGGTGGGTGATACGACTCAAGACAAGGCGATTGTGTCCTTGGTGCTTCTGTTGGCCGCTGGCGCACTGGTGTACATGAATTCACGGCCGGGTCTCGCGACGAAGATTTTCGACATCTTGTTGAAGGGCATGATCGGCGTCATCGTGATTTGCTTCTTTGGCGTGGTCGTGAAATTGGGTATGTCCGGCGAAGCGTTCTCGTGGTCAGAAGTCTTCAATGGATTTATTCCTGATTTCTCGGCAGCTACCCAGCCTACCGGACAGGTAGCGGAAATCGCGGCCGAAGTACAAGAACCCTACCGCGATTTCTGGACCGACCTGATCGTCAAAGATCAGCGGGCCGCCATGATTGGTGCCGCGGCGACTGCGGTGGGTATCAATATGACCTTCCTGTTGCCGTATTCGATGCTGGCCCGTGGCTGGGACAAAACGTTCCGTGGCCTGGCACGATTCGATCTTTCGACCGGGATGGCAATTCCCTACATCCTGGTGACAAGCTGTGTCGTAATCGCCTCGGCTGCCGCGTTTCACGCCAAGGTGGATGCCGACTTTCTATCGACTTCGCCTGAGACTATGGCCAAGAGCCCGATCTACGGTGGTGCCGAGAAAACACTCGCTTTGCGAGTTGTTAAATATGAAAAGGACAGCTTGAATGTCCCGCAAGAGTACGTCGAAGAAGCCACGGGCAAGGATGGTAAGCTTGATGACGGAAAGCTCACCGGCATTTTGCTCAATGCTAAGTATGAACCACTCAAGCAAGCGGTCGCCAACCTTTCCGACAACGAAAAACGCCTTTCCGCTTCGTTGGTTAAACGGAGCGAGTTTCTTCTTTCCGAATCTTTGGCACCCTTGCTCGGTGATAATATGGCCCGCTGGGTGTTTGGCATTGGGATCTTCGGCATGGGTTTCTCGACGATCATTATTCTGATGATGATCAACGGTTATGCGTTTACCGAGATGCTCAACACCAAACCCAACGGAGCTGCCCACGTGATCGGCTGCCTGGTCGCCGGGCTTTCCGGCGCATCGTGGTTCATCATTTGGGACGGTCCGGCCAAGACATGGCTGGCCATTCTGGTTTCCAGCTTTGCAGTAATGTTTTTGCCGATCGCTTATGTGACGTTCTTCATGATGATGAACAGCAAGAAGATTCTCGGCGACGATAAGCCAAAGGGATTGAGCTGGGTTATTTGGAACGTGCTGATGGTCATCTCCGTGATCGGGGCCATCGCTGCGGCTGTCGTCTCGATTACCGACAAGGTTACCAGCTCGACGACTCCTTTCGCTCAAAAGGCGGTCGTATTGACGGTCGTCATCGGGTATCTGATCCTGTTCGTCGGCGGATTTTTCCTCCGCTCTGGCAAGGATGAAGAGGATCCCGCCGAGCAAGCTGCTTAG
- a CDS encoding thioredoxin-disulfide reductase — protein MSEKIENVIIVGSGPAGWTAAIYAARANLKPLLFEGAALQEHYDLGRGPLGQLAMTTEVENFPGFPSGDLSGYLDNAIDESLRQYMAPHQKHGVSGPELMELMRQQAKNFGTRVVTDDIVEVDFSQKPFKLKPREGEEWLKARSVIIATGARANYLGLESEGKFKNRGVSACAVCDGALPRFRNNPCIVVGGGDSAIEEADYLSKYSSVVYLVHRRDKFRASQAMVDRAMENKKIEVVWNHVVTEVLGDDQNGVTGAMLESTVDDSTKQLDASGFFLAIGHTPNTDFLKGKLDMNNAGYLKWTVPFRTNTSVDGVFAAGDVADDYYRQAITAAGTGCMSALDAERWLASQGLH, from the coding sequence GTGTCGGAAAAGATTGAAAACGTCATTATCGTCGGAAGCGGACCTGCGGGATGGACTGCCGCAATCTATGCGGCTCGGGCAAATTTGAAGCCACTTCTCTTCGAAGGTGCCGCACTTCAAGAGCATTACGACCTCGGTCGTGGCCCACTGGGACAGCTGGCCATGACAACGGAAGTCGAGAACTTCCCTGGATTTCCGTCCGGTGACCTGAGTGGCTACTTGGATAACGCCATCGACGAAAGTCTGCGCCAATATATGGCTCCGCACCAGAAGCATGGTGTCAGCGGTCCGGAATTGATGGAACTGATGCGTCAACAGGCCAAGAACTTCGGCACACGCGTCGTAACAGACGATATCGTCGAAGTCGATTTCAGCCAAAAACCGTTCAAGCTGAAGCCCCGAGAAGGGGAAGAGTGGCTCAAAGCTCGTTCCGTAATCATCGCGACCGGTGCCCGGGCGAATTACCTCGGTTTGGAATCGGAAGGCAAATTCAAGAACCGTGGCGTGAGTGCCTGTGCGGTTTGTGACGGTGCCTTGCCACGTTTCCGCAATAACCCATGTATCGTCGTAGGGGGCGGTGACTCGGCCATTGAGGAAGCAGACTACTTGAGCAAGTACAGCTCGGTGGTTTATCTGGTGCATCGCCGCGACAAGTTCCGCGCTTCGCAGGCCATGGTCGATCGTGCGATGGAAAACAAGAAGATCGAAGTCGTCTGGAATCACGTTGTTACGGAAGTCTTGGGCGACGACCAGAACGGTGTAACCGGAGCTATGCTGGAAAGCACCGTCGACGACTCTACCAAGCAGCTCGATGCCAGCGGTTTCTTCCTGGCAATCGGTCATACGCCCAATACCGACTTCCTGAAAGGGAAGCTGGATATGAACAACGCTGGCTACCTCAAGTGGACAGTTCCATTCCGTACTAATACGAGTGTCGACGGAGTGTTTGCCGCTGGTGACGTGGCCGACGACTATTATCGCCAAGCCATCACTGCGGCAGGAACTGGCTGTATGTCGGCTTTGGACGCCGAACGCTGGTTGGCCTCGCAGGGCTTGCATTAG
- a CDS encoding carbon starvation protein A translates to MSTLIVAVLSFVGFIVAYNTYGRWLSHRLFELDDKNETPSKQLQDDIDFCPTDRQVVFGHHFTSIAGTGPIVGPAIAVFWGWLPALLWVVFGSIFVGAVHDLGALIISLRNRGQTVGEIAGRMINKRAKYLFLIVLAAALMVVLAIFGLVVAVIFAEYPQTVLPVWISMPIAIALGIYARRKDAHLLIPSLVALFIVYASIIVGVYYLPIDLTAILANVLGPDLSASPYLSALMVWTVILLIYCFVASVLPVWLLLQPRDYVNSHQLIVALVLLFVGLLVASATGAADLAQSTPAVSTQMPVGAPPIFPFLFITIACGACSGFHCLVSSGTSSKQVEKETDAQYIGYGAMLLEGGLAVIVILACCAGVGMGIFEGSKGADGSYVYTAMTDAEGVPLTGQAAWETRYAVSKNWSDFGLKNLVAAFVEGGANFLTSIGIPLEIGISIIAVLVANFAATTLDTATRLQRYVLQELFASMPVTKPLSGKYAATGVAVLSALAIAVFADKIPGKGGTLLWPLFGAMNQLLAGLAMMVTAFYLWRRSKPIWFVAIPMIAMLILPALAMYYNIFSETGYLAKQQWLLLVLGAGVLVLQAWMLFEAIVMWPRVKGVLEESLPPLPEKKPTVATDN, encoded by the coding sequence ATGTCGACGCTAATTGTTGCCGTTTTGTCATTCGTTGGCTTTATTGTTGCCTATAACACCTATGGGCGTTGGCTATCGCACCGACTCTTTGAACTCGATGACAAGAACGAAACGCCCAGTAAACAGCTGCAGGACGACATCGACTTCTGCCCCACCGATCGGCAGGTTGTCTTCGGGCATCACTTTACCAGCATCGCCGGTACCGGCCCCATCGTTGGCCCGGCCATCGCGGTGTTTTGGGGATGGTTACCGGCTCTATTGTGGGTCGTCTTTGGCTCGATCTTCGTGGGAGCAGTTCACGACCTGGGCGCGTTGATCATCTCGCTGCGTAATCGCGGGCAAACGGTGGGTGAAATCGCCGGTCGCATGATCAACAAGCGAGCCAAGTACCTGTTTCTAATCGTGCTGGCCGCGGCATTGATGGTGGTTCTGGCGATCTTTGGCCTGGTGGTGGCGGTAATTTTCGCCGAGTACCCCCAGACGGTCCTGCCCGTTTGGATCAGCATGCCGATCGCAATCGCGTTGGGAATTTATGCCCGCCGCAAAGATGCTCACTTACTGATTCCATCCCTGGTTGCCCTGTTTATTGTCTATGCTTCGATCATCGTTGGCGTCTATTACCTGCCGATCGATCTTACGGCAATTCTGGCCAATGTGCTGGGTCCAGATCTCTCGGCAAGTCCATATCTAAGCGCCCTGATGGTCTGGACTGTCATTCTGCTTATTTACTGCTTCGTCGCTTCGGTGTTGCCGGTTTGGCTGCTACTTCAACCTCGCGACTATGTGAACAGCCACCAACTGATTGTTGCGTTGGTGCTGCTGTTCGTTGGGCTTCTTGTGGCAAGTGCAACGGGTGCCGCCGACCTCGCCCAATCGACCCCTGCGGTGTCAACGCAGATGCCAGTGGGTGCCCCCCCAATCTTTCCGTTCCTGTTCATCACGATTGCCTGCGGTGCGTGCAGCGGTTTTCACTGCCTGGTCAGTAGCGGTACCTCGAGTAAGCAGGTCGAGAAAGAAACCGACGCCCAGTACATCGGCTACGGCGCGATGCTGCTGGAAGGCGGATTGGCCGTCATCGTCATTCTGGCTTGTTGTGCCGGGGTAGGCATGGGCATCTTCGAGGGAAGCAAAGGGGCGGACGGATCCTATGTATACACCGCGATGACCGATGCCGAAGGGGTTCCCCTGACCGGTCAAGCGGCCTGGGAAACACGCTATGCCGTCTCGAAGAACTGGAGCGATTTCGGATTGAAGAACCTGGTCGCCGCATTCGTCGAAGGGGGGGCCAACTTCCTCACTTCGATCGGCATTCCACTGGAAATCGGCATCAGCATCATTGCGGTGCTCGTCGCGAATTTTGCGGCTACGACACTCGACACCGCAACACGTCTTCAACGTTATGTGCTGCAGGAACTATTCGCTTCGATGCCGGTGACCAAACCCCTTTCCGGAAAGTATGCTGCGACCGGTGTCGCGGTACTTTCCGCTTTAGCAATCGCAGTATTTGCGGATAAAATACCTGGTAAAGGTGGCACGCTGCTGTGGCCACTATTCGGCGCGATGAACCAACTGCTGGCTGGTCTGGCGATGATGGTGACAGCTTTTTACCTGTGGCGTCGTAGCAAACCGATTTGGTTTGTTGCAATTCCCATGATCGCGATGCTCATCTTGCCTGCCTTAGCGATGTACTACAACATCTTCAGCGAGACAGGCTACCTGGCCAAACAGCAGTGGCTGCTCCTTGTGCTGGGCGCTGGCGTGCTAGTCCTTCAGGCGTGGATGCTGTTTGAAGCGATCGTGATGTGGCCGCGTGTGAAAGGCGTTCTGGAAGAATCACTTCCACCACTACCCGAGAAGAAACCCACGGTAGCCACCGACAACTAG
- a CDS encoding DUF1573 domain-containing protein, giving the protein MFRKVWLAVCLLPLLASFGMGQEWANKMFQVRSHDFGAVAKGAKVYYEFELQNVYEETVHIASVRSSCGCTSPSIKNDTLKTWEKGAIVAKLNTDSFLGHKSATVTVTIDKPFYAEVQLNVSTDIRGDLVFQPGAVQFGNVEQGEGGVAKVHVTQAGRSDWKITDVRSNDDFLGVELSETNRGGGRVGYDLVVRLKDNAPVGFISSQLALITNDTRSPSVSLPVEGKVESALNVSPSALSLGELKPGQKTEAKLIVRAKKPFRITGVNCDCDNFQFAALPEEPKKLHFLPLTFTAGSEGGTLVKKITIQTDLGEGVSGESVATVVVTDGNNET; this is encoded by the coding sequence GTGTTTCGTAAAGTATGGCTCGCCGTCTGTCTCTTACCACTACTGGCTTCCTTCGGTATGGGCCAGGAATGGGCGAATAAGATGTTCCAGGTTCGTTCTCACGATTTTGGTGCCGTGGCGAAAGGTGCCAAAGTCTACTACGAGTTCGAGTTGCAAAACGTCTACGAGGAAACCGTCCACATCGCCAGCGTTCGATCGAGCTGTGGCTGTACCAGCCCATCGATTAAGAACGACACGTTGAAAACGTGGGAGAAAGGGGCGATTGTCGCCAAGTTGAACACCGACAGCTTCCTTGGCCACAAGAGCGCGACCGTCACGGTTACGATCGACAAGCCATTCTACGCTGAAGTGCAGCTGAATGTTTCGACAGACATTCGTGGAGATCTCGTCTTCCAGCCAGGTGCTGTGCAGTTCGGTAACGTCGAGCAAGGCGAAGGTGGTGTCGCGAAAGTTCACGTCACCCAGGCCGGTCGCAGCGATTGGAAAATCACCGACGTTCGTAGCAACGACGATTTCCTGGGTGTTGAACTTAGTGAGACCAATCGCGGCGGCGGCCGCGTTGGATACGACCTGGTCGTTCGTCTGAAAGACAATGCTCCGGTTGGTTTCATTTCGAGCCAGTTGGCACTGATTACCAACGACACCCGTAGCCCTTCGGTTTCGCTGCCTGTCGAAGGCAAGGTCGAATCCGCATTGAACGTCAGCCCAAGTGCTTTGTCGCTGGGTGAGTTGAAGCCAGGTCAGAAGACTGAAGCCAAGTTGATCGTGCGAGCCAAAAAACCATTTCGCATTACCGGGGTGAACTGCGATTGCGACAACTTCCAGTTTGCCGCATTGCCAGAAGAGCCCAAGAAGCTCCACTTCCTGCCACTGACGTTCACGGCCGGTAGCGAAGGTGGTACCCTGGTCAAAAAGATCACCATCCAGACAGACCTGGGTGAAGGTGTCAGTGGCGAATCGGTTGCCACCGTGGTGGTTACCGACGGAAACAACGAGACCTAA